A single genomic interval of Oceanithermus profundus DSM 14977 harbors:
- the rlmN gene encoding 23S rRNA (adenine(2503)-C(2))-methyltransferase RlmN, with the protein MKKPSFEFHTPAAGEGGACYVPVQAPEALVAGDDRKPILLPAPPDELPGKGYRKGQIASWLYKKGAREFEEMTDLPRRLREALEQDWRISEFALVQAFPSSDGSVKYLFTLHDGRRTEAVYLPYADRKTVCISSQVGCPAGCTFCATGKMGFGRNLTGPEILDQILAVAYHQGLGPREIRNVVLMGMGEPLLNYENIAWAVRRMLDKNALAMSPRRITLSTVGIPGGIRRLAEGDLGVKLALSLHAPDDETRRRIIPTAHRYSIAEIMEAVRAYFDRTKRRVTIEYTMLRDVNDREEQARELARILKGLVAHVNLIPFNPWEGAPVAGSGKKRIQRFAAVLEREGVPVTVRWSRGVDVGAACGQLALKEG; encoded by the coding sequence ATGAAGAAGCCATCCTTCGAGTTCCACACCCCCGCCGCCGGCGAGGGCGGGGCCTGCTACGTGCCCGTACAGGCCCCGGAAGCGTTGGTGGCGGGCGACGACCGCAAGCCCATCCTGCTGCCCGCACCGCCGGACGAGCTGCCCGGCAAGGGCTACCGCAAGGGCCAGATCGCCAGCTGGCTCTACAAGAAGGGCGCGCGCGAGTTCGAAGAGATGACCGACCTGCCCCGCCGCCTGCGCGAGGCGCTGGAGCAGGACTGGCGCATCAGCGAGTTCGCCCTGGTGCAGGCGTTCCCCTCGAGCGACGGCTCGGTCAAGTACCTCTTCACCCTCCACGACGGCCGCCGCACCGAGGCCGTCTACCTGCCGTACGCCGACCGCAAGACGGTCTGCATCTCCAGCCAGGTCGGCTGCCCCGCCGGCTGCACCTTCTGCGCCACCGGCAAGATGGGCTTCGGCCGCAACCTGACGGGCCCCGAGATCCTCGACCAGATCCTGGCCGTCGCCTACCACCAGGGCCTGGGCCCGCGCGAGATCCGCAACGTGGTGCTCATGGGCATGGGCGAGCCGCTGCTCAACTACGAGAACATCGCCTGGGCGGTGCGGCGGATGCTCGACAAGAACGCCCTGGCGATGAGCCCGCGCCGCATCACCCTCTCGACCGTCGGCATTCCCGGAGGCATCCGCCGCTTGGCCGAAGGCGACCTGGGCGTCAAGCTGGCCCTAAGCCTGCACGCCCCCGACGACGAGACCCGCCGGAGGATCATCCCCACCGCCCACCGCTACTCGATCGCCGAGATCATGGAGGCGGTGCGGGCCTACTTCGACCGCACCAAACGCCGGGTGACGATCGAGTACACCATGCTGCGGGACGTCAACGACCGCGAGGAGCAGGCCCGCGAGCTGGCCCGGATCCTGAAGGGGCTGGTGGCCCACGTCAACCTGATTCCCTTCAACCCTTGGGAGGGCGCGCCGGTGGCGGGCAGCGGCAAGAAGCGGATTCAGCGCTTCGCCGCGGTGCTCGAGCGCGAGGGCGTGCCCGTAACCGTCCGCTGGAGCCGCGGCGTGGACGTGGGCGCGGCCTGCGGCCAGCTGGCGCTCAAAGAGGGCTAG
- a CDS encoding DMT family transporter, whose protein sequence is MAYLYLTLAILAEVIGTSALKAAEGFTRPWPSLAVALGYGAAFYFMSLTLKTIPLGVTYAVWSGVGIVLITLAGWWLYGQVPDLAAVAGMGLIVLGVAVLFLFSKTVPH, encoded by the coding sequence ATGGCCTACCTCTACCTGACCCTGGCGATCCTGGCCGAGGTGATCGGCACCAGCGCCCTCAAGGCCGCCGAGGGCTTCACCCGGCCGTGGCCCAGTCTGGCCGTGGCCCTGGGGTACGGGGCCGCCTTCTACTTCATGAGCCTGACCCTCAAGACGATTCCCCTGGGCGTCACCTACGCGGTCTGGTCGGGCGTGGGCATCGTCCTCATCACCCTCGCGGGCTGGTGGCTCTACGGCCAGGTGCCCGACCTGGCCGCGGTGGCGGGGATGGGGCTGATCGTCCTGGGCGTGGCCGTACTCTTCCTGTTCTCCAAAACGGTCCCGCACTAG
- a CDS encoding TlpA family protein disulfide reductase has protein sequence MGDWPTDFVWMDPVPPPEQWEKPGIVMFFNLECPGCIARGIPFLKQLVREYGDRLQVLTVHTAYGHKRFERDEVVPQLEYFARDYAKLPFPVALDLTGELARSWGVEGTPHWLVFAPGGELLRSIYGSQDNARMRLEYLMEELAGEPAGD, from the coding sequence ATGGGAGACTGGCCGACCGACTTCGTCTGGATGGACCCGGTGCCGCCACCCGAGCAGTGGGAGAAGCCCGGCATCGTGATGTTCTTCAACCTCGAGTGCCCGGGCTGCATCGCCCGCGGTATCCCTTTCCTTAAGCAGCTCGTCCGCGAGTACGGCGACCGGCTGCAGGTCCTGACGGTGCACACCGCCTACGGGCACAAGCGCTTCGAGCGCGACGAGGTCGTGCCTCAGCTCGAGTACTTCGCGCGCGACTACGCCAAACTGCCCTTCCCGGTGGCGCTCGACCTCACGGGCGAGCTGGCCCGGAGCTGGGGGGTGGAGGGCACGCCCCACTGGCTCGTCTTCGCTCCGGGCGGCGAGCTCTTGCGCAGCATCTACGGTTCGCAAGACAACGCGCGGATGCGCCTCGAGTACCTGATGGAAGAGCTGGCGGGCGAGCCCGCCGGCGACTGA
- a CDS encoding lipoprotein has translation MKRILLFLGLSLTLAACSLAPITIDLLPTLQQNGADAGTQTVTAAGDLDLMLPDAGGYGVSGYEVPSLRPNQVKLEYALVLEQDGGLSGGAELRFYLAPAGADLWNASEQVGDPIAVDLGQTSTTLSGSLELSPQQIDTLMSGTLTVGARIVGTANGTATVGYRFDRLVLKVAFF, from the coding sequence ATGAAACGGATCCTGCTCTTCCTGGGCCTCAGCCTGACGCTCGCCGCGTGCAGCCTGGCGCCGATCACGATCGACCTGCTGCCCACCCTCCAGCAAAACGGCGCCGACGCCGGCACCCAGACGGTCACGGCCGCGGGGGACCTGGACCTGATGCTCCCCGACGCGGGCGGCTACGGGGTGAGCGGCTACGAGGTGCCCTCGCTGCGCCCGAACCAGGTCAAGCTCGAGTACGCCCTGGTCCTCGAACAGGACGGCGGCTTGAGCGGCGGCGCGGAGCTGCGCTTCTACCTCGCCCCCGCCGGCGCCGACCTCTGGAACGCCTCGGAGCAGGTCGGCGACCCGATCGCGGTGGACCTCGGCCAGACCTCCACCACCCTCTCCGGCAGCCTGGAGCTCAGCCCCCAGCAGATCGACACGCTGATGTCGGGTACGCTCACGGTGGGCGCCCGCATCGTCGGCACGGCCAACGGAACGGCCACGGTGGGCTACCGTTTCGATCGGCTCGTCCTAAAGGTGGCCTTCTTCTAA
- a CDS encoding glycerophosphodiester phosphodiesterase family protein, with protein sequence MRTWWLGLLLGGLALAQPAQLGPRPFYLLDRLAAGPLQERLAACAARTEAYPRSPLAVGHRGAALFFPEHTREGYLAAVRQGAGFVECDTVPTRDGALVCRHSDRDLAETTNVLSTPLAAKCRRGFRPGQGPDCRTTDLTLAEFLSLEGWPEGRNEDARRPEDYYRAAAAWRTLAYAPGTVMSHRGYIKLLLPTGVNFIPELKKAERPPGLSLEAYRRRIVDDYRELGVPPERVFLQSFDLADIRYWRRYAPAYARNAVWLDGRYKERGFDPAHPERLEPTMEELAKEGLRYLSPPLWVLLTLDAGGGIVPSAYARAAREAGLELVPWTLERSGPLASGGGWYYQSVRPAIRSDGDVYRVLDVLVNEIGVRAIFSDWPATVAFFDACGRR encoded by the coding sequence ATGCGCACCTGGTGGCTGGGGCTCCTCCTGGGGGGTCTGGCGCTCGCCCAGCCCGCCCAGCTGGGGCCGCGCCCCTTCTACCTGCTCGACCGGCTGGCCGCGGGTCCGCTCCAGGAGCGGCTGGCCGCCTGCGCCGCCCGCACGGAGGCCTACCCGCGCTCGCCCCTGGCCGTCGGCCACCGGGGCGCGGCGCTCTTCTTCCCCGAGCACACCCGCGAGGGCTACCTGGCGGCGGTGCGCCAGGGGGCGGGCTTCGTGGAGTGCGACACGGTGCCGACCCGTGACGGCGCGCTCGTCTGCCGCCACTCGGATCGTGACCTCGCCGAGACCACCAACGTCCTCTCCACGCCCCTGGCCGCCAAGTGCCGCCGCGGCTTCCGACCGGGGCAGGGGCCCGACTGCCGCACCACCGACCTGACCCTGGCCGAGTTCCTGAGCCTGGAGGGCTGGCCCGAAGGCCGCAACGAAGACGCCCGCAGACCCGAGGACTACTACCGCGCCGCGGCCGCCTGGCGCACCCTGGCCTACGCCCCGGGCACGGTGATGAGCCACCGCGGCTACATCAAGCTCTTGCTGCCCACCGGGGTGAACTTCATCCCCGAACTCAAGAAGGCCGAGCGGCCGCCGGGGCTGAGCCTGGAGGCCTACCGGCGGCGGATCGTGGACGACTACCGCGAACTCGGCGTGCCGCCCGAGCGGGTCTTCCTGCAGAGCTTCGACCTGGCCGACATCCGCTACTGGCGCCGCTACGCCCCCGCGTACGCCAGGAACGCCGTCTGGCTCGACGGCCGCTACAAGGAACGGGGCTTCGACCCGGCGCACCCCGAGCGGCTCGAGCCGACGATGGAGGAGCTGGCGAAAGAGGGCCTGCGCTACCTGAGCCCGCCGCTGTGGGTGCTACTGACGCTGGACGCCGGCGGCGGGATCGTTCCCTCGGCCTACGCGCGCGCGGCGCGCGAAGCGGGGCTCGAGCTCGTCCCCTGGACGCTCGAGCGCTCGGGGCCGCTCGCGTCCGGCGGCGGCTGGTACTACCAGAGCGTGCGGCCGGCGATCCGCTCGGACGGCGACGTCTACCGCGTGCTCGACGTGCTGGTGAACGAGATTGGCGTCCGCGCGATCTTCTCCGACTGGCCGGCCACGGTGGCCTTCTTCGACGCCTGCGGGCGCAGGTGA
- a CDS encoding PKD domain-containing protein — protein sequence MRRWLWLLLALGLFVACSAPPTGLRVSPAEATLEPGEELVLTAAGVDADDLVWTAEHGTLIPEGAQARYRAPDYAVDDRIEVVRGSNPRERVEVLVRVRGSGVLAPRIRVRSDLALVFTRPGETRELAVVVYDAAGRPDPEAEVRFGSDDPTRVAVEATGPQTARVRALAADPGTVRLWIRTQEAETYAWAVTAELRPETARLEDAWILGATWDADALAWTGLVLERTPETEALRPGQVVFSGDRAGVWGRVEAVHAEGARLALDLGPAGLSDVFWNLDYRAELPPYPVTLAASSGEGAQLARGADGGERLAAAAACPGLERGAGADGRIEARASLELRVVDGALEAARWDLDLAGELEDAGFTLDTAAAATGCTLVRLETRLPPLSWLLFSLRLGAELDARSALDPDPAPARLVWPGGRVRFRAARTWDAAAATSGGPQAAAPGPQAEPGIGFAEPGRLRLRLERRLRLTGEVRAQGTPLGEGTLAAQEEALLLTAALEGPLDPADPDYRGPDWELAWTPGAAGGPGGLAALLSSVAGLRPPASGGSGTAPLRLAGPPRVWGHLDTGGVRRLDLGEAAAEPAARFSFEADPPEAGRVEVWLRGGACANAADCFSGPLQRVAATDEPDGPLVWRPEKDDRGVYEVFFRYRLGAVGARHPYAGRPPDPWLLVQSPDLQGLPLALELRGAPGGAAVGVLRYRNAALGGVFPDGTPVELTSTLRVWTPREGAVRAQPRKLALAAGLWGYQRLTADCPETAGRFATALPLYTNDPDLPAVVVPVDVVCEPGPRAVPWLEADRNGGAASLAVTFRLGVRAPPGARTACALDFGDGSPPRTWPRGCPAQLAVRHVYERPGLYRAVLWATDAGGGEDLAAVELRVD from the coding sequence TTGCGACGTTGGCTTTGGCTGCTGCTGGCGCTCGGGCTGTTCGTGGCCTGTTCCGCCCCCCCGACGGGGCTGCGCGTCAGCCCCGCGGAAGCGACGCTCGAGCCCGGGGAGGAGCTCGTCCTCACCGCCGCCGGCGTAGACGCCGACGACCTGGTCTGGACCGCCGAACACGGCACCCTGATCCCCGAAGGGGCGCAGGCCCGCTACCGCGCCCCCGACTACGCGGTGGACGACCGGATCGAGGTCGTGCGCGGCTCCAACCCGCGCGAACGCGTGGAGGTGCTGGTGCGCGTACGCGGCTCGGGCGTCCTCGCCCCGCGCATCCGCGTCCGCAGCGACCTCGCCCTCGTCTTCACGCGCCCCGGAGAGACGCGCGAGCTCGCGGTGGTGGTCTACGACGCCGCCGGCCGGCCCGACCCCGAGGCCGAGGTCCGCTTCGGCAGCGACGACCCCACGCGGGTGGCCGTGGAGGCGACGGGGCCGCAGACCGCGCGCGTGCGCGCGCTCGCGGCCGATCCGGGCACCGTGCGGCTATGGATTCGCACGCAGGAGGCTGAAACCTACGCCTGGGCGGTGACGGCCGAACTGCGCCCCGAAACGGCGCGGCTCGAGGACGCCTGGATCCTGGGCGCGACCTGGGACGCGGACGCCCTCGCCTGGACCGGGCTCGTCCTTGAGCGGACCCCGGAGACCGAGGCCCTGCGCCCGGGCCAGGTCGTCTTCAGCGGCGACCGCGCCGGCGTCTGGGGGCGGGTCGAAGCGGTCCACGCCGAGGGGGCGCGGCTGGCGCTGGACCTGGGCCCCGCGGGGCTGAGCGACGTCTTCTGGAACCTCGACTACCGGGCGGAGCTGCCCCCCTACCCGGTGACGCTGGCGGCTTCCTCCGGGGAGGGGGCGCAGCTGGCCCGGGGCGCCGACGGCGGGGAGCGCCTGGCCGCGGCCGCGGCCTGCCCGGGGCTGGAGCGCGGCGCGGGCGCCGACGGGCGGATCGAGGCGCGCGCCTCCCTGGAGCTGCGCGTCGTCGACGGCGCCCTCGAGGCCGCGCGCTGGGACCTGGACCTCGCGGGCGAGCTCGAGGACGCGGGGTTCACCCTGGACACCGCGGCCGCCGCGACGGGCTGCACCCTGGTGCGGCTGGAGACCCGGCTGCCCCCGCTCTCGTGGCTGCTCTTCTCGCTCCGTCTGGGCGCCGAGCTCGACGCCCGCAGCGCCCTGGACCCCGACCCCGCGCCCGCGCGCCTGGTCTGGCCCGGCGGGCGCGTCCGCTTCCGCGCCGCGCGCACCTGGGACGCCGCCGCCGCGACCTCGGGCGGCCCGCAGGCCGCCGCCCCCGGGCCGCAAGCCGAACCGGGGATCGGGTTCGCCGAACCCGGCCGCCTGCGGCTGCGCCTCGAGCGGCGGCTGCGGCTCACCGGCGAGGTGCGGGCCCAGGGCACGCCGCTCGGCGAGGGGACGCTGGCCGCGCAGGAGGAGGCCCTCCTGCTCACGGCCGCGCTCGAAGGGCCGCTCGACCCCGCCGACCCCGACTACCGCGGCCCCGACTGGGAGCTCGCCTGGACCCCCGGGGCCGCCGGTGGCCCCGGCGGCCTGGCGGCCCTGCTCTCCTCGGTGGCCGGGCTGCGCCCGCCCGCGTCCGGCGGCTCCGGAACCGCGCCGTTGCGGCTGGCCGGGCCGCCGCGGGTCTGGGGGCACCTCGACACCGGCGGGGTGCGGCGGCTCGACCTGGGCGAGGCCGCCGCCGAACCCGCGGCCCGCTTCAGCTTCGAGGCCGACCCTCCCGAGGCCGGCCGGGTGGAGGTCTGGCTGCGGGGCGGCGCCTGCGCGAACGCCGCCGACTGCTTTTCAGGACCGCTCCAGCGCGTCGCCGCGACCGACGAACCCGACGGGCCGCTCGTCTGGCGGCCCGAAAAGGACGACCGCGGGGTGTACGAGGTCTTCTTCCGCTACCGCCTGGGGGCGGTGGGGGCGCGGCATCCCTACGCGGGGCGGCCGCCGGACCCGTGGCTCCTGGTGCAGAGCCCCGACCTCCAGGGCCTGCCGCTCGCGCTCGAGCTGCGCGGCGCGCCCGGCGGGGCGGCCGTGGGGGTGTTGCGCTACCGCAACGCCGCCCTCGGCGGCGTCTTCCCGGACGGAACGCCGGTCGAGCTCACCAGCACCCTGCGGGTCTGGACGCCCCGCGAAGGGGCGGTCCGGGCGCAGCCGCGCAAGCTGGCCCTCGCCGCCGGGCTTTGGGGTTACCAGCGGCTCACCGCCGACTGCCCGGAGACCGCCGGCCGCTTCGCCACCGCACTGCCCCTCTACACCAACGATCCGGATCTGCCCGCCGTCGTCGTGCCCGTCGACGTCGTCTGCGAGCCGGGGCCGCGGGCCGTTCCCTGGCTCGAGGCCGACCGCAACGGGGGGGCGGCTTCGCTGGCCGTCACCTTCCGGCTGGGCGTGCGGGCGCCCCCCGGCGCCCGCACCGCCTGCGCGCTGGACTTCGGCGACGGCAGCCCGCCGCGCACCTGGCCGCGCGGCTGCCCCGCGCAGCTGGCCGTCCGGCACGTCTACGAGCGGCCCGGCCTCTACCGCGCGGTCCTCTGGGCGACCGACGCCGGCGGAGGCGAGGACCTGGCCGCGGTCGAGCTGCGCGTCGACTGA
- a CDS encoding endonuclease MutS2, which produces MTDDTLQTLDFERIRRALAERVSTRLGEDRVRAWGPLPTPEEAARFRRATQEAAALGYRLGGVFDPRPLLARIRRGERPEGAELVEAAATLERAAELKREILAAGEGELARVAARIGEHALFRRRVAESLDEAGEVKDDATPKLKRIRRSLNPLRERIIRRLEAVMDAHPEAVQERYVTLRRDRYVIPVRAQQQRQIGGIVLAQSDTGATVFMEPASVVPLNNELAQLRLEEEAEVLKVLAELAGLLAGDAELEATLDALAWLDAVRAAALLAEDWELTPAQDGPVGRYHLVGARHPLLDDPVPNDLHLSERTRILLVTGPNMGGKTVLLKTLGLAVLMHQAGLFVAAEAAELGWVRRLEVDIGDEQSLEGGLSTFAAHLKKLDRILDSAAPDALVLVDELGSGTDPEEGAALAQAVILRLLDKGARGIVTTHLTPLKALAGRAAGLENASMGFVLEEFRPTYRLQVGLPGRSYALAVARRLGLDEEVLRAAERFLGEGGARVEELLERLERQQAELETRLAAAERARREAEAVRGELQARLERIDREREALLEAARAEVDRMLEEAHRQIRELRAKARKGGSGKRDALREVMAIRERTKPRTAAGANPLPGLEPGMLVEVPSYRQKGRVVRVEGEETLVQIGQVKIRVPTAELRPRGEGAPRPKQAVVVESGFETELNVRGLTAAEALEAVHDFLAEAVATGNSPVRILHGKGTGVLRREIQNFLRHDRRVERFHDAMPNEGGHGVTVVHLRV; this is translated from the coding sequence GTGACGGACGATACGCTGCAGACCCTCGACTTCGAACGCATCCGCCGGGCGCTCGCGGAGCGGGTCTCCACGCGCCTGGGGGAGGACCGGGTGCGCGCCTGGGGGCCGCTGCCCACGCCCGAGGAGGCCGCGCGCTTCCGCCGGGCCACGCAGGAGGCGGCCGCCCTGGGCTACCGCCTGGGCGGGGTCTTCGATCCGCGGCCGCTGCTCGCGCGCATCCGCCGCGGCGAACGGCCCGAGGGGGCCGAGCTGGTGGAGGCGGCGGCCACGCTGGAGCGCGCCGCCGAGCTCAAGCGCGAGATCCTGGCCGCCGGCGAGGGCGAGCTGGCGCGCGTCGCCGCCCGCATCGGCGAGCACGCCCTCTTCCGCCGGCGCGTGGCCGAGTCGCTCGACGAGGCCGGCGAGGTGAAGGACGACGCCACCCCCAAGCTGAAGCGCATCCGCCGCAGCCTGAACCCCCTGCGCGAGCGCATCATCCGCCGCCTCGAGGCGGTGATGGACGCCCACCCCGAGGCCGTGCAGGAACGCTACGTGACGCTGCGCCGCGACCGCTACGTCATCCCCGTGCGCGCACAGCAGCAGCGCCAGATCGGGGGGATCGTGCTGGCCCAGTCCGACACCGGGGCGACCGTCTTCATGGAGCCCGCCTCGGTGGTGCCGCTGAACAACGAACTCGCGCAGCTGCGCCTGGAGGAGGAGGCCGAGGTCCTCAAGGTGCTGGCCGAGCTGGCGGGCCTCCTCGCCGGCGACGCCGAGCTCGAGGCCACGCTGGACGCGCTGGCCTGGCTGGACGCCGTCCGCGCCGCCGCGCTGCTGGCCGAGGATTGGGAGCTGACGCCGGCGCAGGACGGGCCGGTCGGCCGCTACCACCTCGTGGGGGCGCGCCACCCGCTGCTCGACGACCCGGTGCCCAACGACCTTCACCTGTCGGAACGCACCCGCATCCTCCTCGTCACCGGCCCCAACATGGGGGGCAAGACGGTGCTCCTCAAGACCCTGGGGCTGGCGGTGCTCATGCACCAGGCGGGGCTGTTCGTGGCCGCCGAGGCGGCCGAGCTGGGCTGGGTGCGCCGGCTCGAGGTCGACATCGGCGACGAGCAGAGCCTGGAGGGCGGGCTCTCCACCTTCGCCGCGCACCTGAAGAAGCTCGACCGCATCCTCGATTCCGCGGCCCCCGACGCCCTGGTGCTCGTCGACGAGCTGGGGTCGGGCACCGACCCCGAGGAGGGCGCCGCGCTCGCCCAGGCGGTGATCCTGCGGCTGCTCGACAAGGGCGCGCGGGGCATCGTGACCACCCACTTGACGCCGCTCAAGGCGCTCGCGGGCCGGGCCGCGGGGCTCGAGAACGCCAGCATGGGGTTCGTGCTCGAAGAGTTCCGCCCCACCTACCGGCTGCAGGTGGGCCTGCCGGGGCGCAGCTACGCGCTGGCCGTCGCCCGCCGCCTGGGCCTCGACGAGGAGGTGCTGCGCGCCGCCGAGCGTTTCCTGGGCGAGGGCGGGGCGCGCGTCGAGGAGCTGCTCGAGCGCCTGGAGCGGCAGCAGGCCGAGCTCGAAACGCGCTTGGCCGCGGCCGAGCGGGCGCGGCGCGAGGCCGAGGCCGTGCGGGGCGAACTGCAGGCGCGGCTCGAGCGGATCGACCGCGAGCGCGAGGCGCTGCTGGAGGCGGCCCGCGCCGAAGTGGACCGCATGCTCGAGGAGGCCCACCGCCAGATCCGCGAGCTGCGGGCGAAGGCGCGCAAGGGCGGGTCGGGCAAGCGCGACGCCTTGCGCGAGGTGATGGCGATTCGGGAGCGCACCAAGCCGCGCACCGCGGCGGGGGCGAACCCGCTGCCGGGGCTGGAGCCGGGGATGCTCGTCGAGGTGCCCAGCTACCGCCAGAAGGGGCGGGTGGTGCGCGTCGAGGGCGAGGAGACGCTGGTGCAGATCGGCCAGGTCAAGATCCGCGTGCCCACCGCGGAGCTGCGCCCCCGCGGCGAGGGGGCGCCCCGGCCCAAGCAGGCGGTGGTCGTGGAGTCGGGGTTCGAGACCGAGCTCAACGTGCGCGGCCTCACCGCCGCCGAGGCGCTCGAGGCCGTCCACGACTTCCTCGCCGAGGCCGTCGCCACTGGCAACTCCCCGGTGCGCATCCTGCACGGCAAGGGCACCGGGGTGCTGCGCCGCGAGATCCAGAACTTCCTGCGCCACGACCGCCGCGTCGAGCGCTTCCACGACGCCATGCCCAACGAGGGCGGCCACGGCGTCACCGTGGTGCACCTGCGGGTCTGA
- a CDS encoding Wzz/FepE/Etk N-terminal domain-containing protein, which yields MEDEISLRDLYLMLKRQSRWILAVTVLVTAAVFAVSSLWPPTYESEAVAQALVLNQDGNDLGFPAAAYVFRTLPAGPALGVGFNKQIETKGPYVARVVGNAPIEAKARFDDKKNLLTITVRGGDPEETWQFALDLLSAFDDYVKDRVFQSAGANLAGALAQSRLKLTSVQSQIGELEASLDKVPRVNAGTDTQTALESADVPPNVARASNPALAYLGLELAKQQAQLANLNAEIASLEALASDPAQLRRLSEQVAQVNVLSPPAVPKEPVAPRVLLNTALAAVLSLMLAVFLAFLREAVAAEPGVNAAPAPASRLEPDEAATTPK from the coding sequence ATGGAAGACGAAATCAGCTTGCGCGACCTCTACCTGATGCTCAAGCGGCAGAGCCGCTGGATCCTGGCGGTGACCGTCCTCGTGACCGCGGCGGTCTTCGCCGTCAGCAGCCTCTGGCCGCCCACCTACGAGAGCGAGGCAGTGGCCCAGGCGCTGGTGCTGAACCAGGACGGCAACGACCTCGGCTTCCCCGCGGCGGCCTACGTCTTCCGCACCCTGCCCGCCGGCCCCGCGCTGGGGGTCGGTTTCAACAAGCAGATCGAGACCAAGGGCCCCTACGTGGCCCGGGTCGTGGGGAACGCCCCCATCGAGGCCAAGGCCCGTTTCGACGACAAGAAGAACCTGCTCACGATCACGGTGCGCGGCGGCGACCCCGAGGAGACCTGGCAGTTCGCCCTCGACCTGCTCAGCGCCTTCGACGACTACGTCAAGGACCGCGTCTTCCAAAGCGCCGGCGCCAACCTGGCCGGCGCGCTCGCGCAGTCGCGGCTCAAGCTCACCTCGGTGCAGTCGCAGATCGGCGAGCTCGAGGCCTCGCTGGACAAGGTGCCGCGCGTGAACGCCGGAACCGACACCCAGACGGCGCTCGAGTCCGCGGACGTGCCGCCCAACGTGGCCCGCGCCAGCAACCCGGCGCTCGCCTACCTGGGGCTCGAGCTCGCCAAGCAGCAGGCGCAGCTCGCCAACCTCAACGCCGAGATCGCCTCGCTCGAGGCCCTGGCCAGCGACCCGGCCCAGCTGCGCCGGCTCAGCGAACAGGTCGCCCAGGTGAACGTGCTCAGCCCGCCCGCCGTCCCCAAGGAGCCGGTCGCCCCCCGGGTGCTGCTCAACACCGCGCTCGCCGCCGTGCTCTCGCTGATGCTCGCCGTCTTCCTCGCCTTCCTGCGCGAGGCGGTGGCCGCCGAGCCCGGGGTCAACGCAGCACCTGCCCCGGCTTCACGCCTAGAGCCCGACGAAGCGGCAACCACGCCGAAATAA
- a CDS encoding ABC transporter permease: MRFAWFLALKHLTYRKTQSLITVLGVAAGVAVLTTALSLTNGFTAGLIEATLRAVPHVTLTALDPEDAPRPEHPEIVAETPVLIAKALLTRRAGEGRRAGVDFGTLIGVGPGAARVYPGLGLEALTPGGVILGSALARSLGAWPGDTVYALSVNQQRRPFRVIGRFVTGNYLIDSVFAFAPLADVQALLETPGAVGGWHLRLADPEKAPEVARALEADGRYVAQTWQDANRTLIEQLALQKRVIGIVVFLIVVVAALGIANVLVLVVLEKKADIAILRVLGAGAGQVAGAFALEAVLLGGAGVALGDLLGWALSSYFALRPVTIPGELYFITQLPVRIQPADFAWVSGLAFGTVLISAWLPLRRALGVKPGQVLR, from the coding sequence GTGCGTTTCGCCTGGTTCCTGGCCCTCAAGCACCTGACCTACCGGAAAACCCAGAGTCTGATCACGGTGCTGGGGGTGGCCGCGGGCGTGGCCGTGCTGACCACGGCGCTCTCGCTCACCAACGGCTTCACCGCGGGGTTGATCGAGGCGACCCTGCGCGCGGTGCCGCACGTGACCCTGACGGCGCTCGATCCCGAGGACGCGCCCCGCCCCGAACACCCCGAGATCGTCGCCGAGACGCCGGTGCTGATCGCCAAGGCGCTGCTCACCCGCCGCGCCGGCGAGGGGCGGCGTGCGGGGGTCGACTTCGGGACCCTGATCGGCGTGGGCCCGGGGGCGGCGCGGGTCTACCCGGGGCTGGGGCTCGAGGCGCTGACGCCGGGAGGCGTGATCCTCGGTTCGGCGCTCGCCCGTTCGCTCGGGGCCTGGCCCGGCGACACCGTCTACGCCCTGTCGGTCAACCAGCAACGGCGGCCGTTTCGCGTGATCGGCCGCTTCGTGACCGGAAACTACCTGATCGACTCGGTCTTCGCCTTCGCTCCGCTCGCGGACGTTCAGGCCCTGCTGGAGACGCCGGGCGCCGTCGGCGGCTGGCACCTGCGCCTCGCCGACCCCGAGAAGGCCCCGGAGGTGGCGCGGGCGCTGGAGGCCGACGGCCGCTACGTGGCCCAGACCTGGCAGGACGCCAACCGCACCCTGATCGAGCAGCTCGCCCTGCAAAAGCGGGTCATCGGCATCGTCGTCTTCCTCATCGTCGTCGTCGCGGCGCTGGGGATCGCCAACGTGCTCGTGCTCGTTGTTTTGGAGAAGAAGGCCGACATCGCCATCCTGCGCGTCCTCGGCGCCGGCGCCGGCCAGGTGGCGGGGGCCTTCGCGCTCGAGGCGGTGCTGCTGGGCGGGGCCGGGGTGGCCCTGGGCGACCTGCTGGGCTGGGCGCTTTCGAGCTACTTTGCCCTGCGGCCGGTGACGATTCCCGGCGAGCTCTACTTCATCACCCAGCTGCCGGTACGGATTCAGCCCGCCGACTTCGCCTGGGTCAGCGGGCTGGCGTTCGGCACCGTGCTTATTTCGGCGTGGTTGCCGCTTCGTCGGGCTCTAGGCGTGAAGCCGGGGCAGGTGCTGCGTTGA